The Panicum virgatum strain AP13 chromosome 5K, P.virgatum_v5, whole genome shotgun sequence genome has a window encoding:
- the LOC120709923 gene encoding uncharacterized protein LOC120709923 has product MGIPPRSASGGSRGQGHQVVRAAAVGQEQKQLQRPGKAAAGKQRGGAALVMAKRGAAALVVAFLLIAVITLADAHRPAPAASPLVCKKAYGVKEHETCFAVAQATRLPLKQFLSFNPNINCDNLFIGQWVCLAAVPAA; this is encoded by the exons ATGGGCATTCCACCGAggtcggcgagcggcggcagtaGAGGGCAAGGCCATCAAgtggtgcgcgcggcggcggtcgggcaGGAGCAGAAGCAGCTGCAGCGACCAGGCAAGGCGGCGGCAGGGAAGCAGCGCGGTGGAGCCG CACTTGTAATGGCGAagcgtggcgccgccgctcttGTGGTCGCGTTCCTCCTCATCGCCGTGATCACCCTGGCGGACGCACAccgtccggctccggcggcctcgCCGCTGGTCTGCAAGAAGGCGTACGGGGTGAAAGAGCACGAGACGTGCTTCGCGGTGGCGCAGGCTACCAGGCTGCCCCTGAAGCAGTTCCTCAGCTTCAACCCCAACATCAACTGCGACAACCTCTTCATCGGCCAGTGGGTCTGTCTCGCTGCCGTTCCCGCCGCCTGA
- the LOC120709922 gene encoding uncharacterized protein LOC120709922 yields MEENPRALWNNLKQRYEQHKVVVLPEASHEWNYLRLQDFKTVDEYNHAVHRVCQKLRFCGKEPPEAEKIEKILSTMLPSEIILTLSYREKNFTDYALLILTLRQAEKNHVITIWNSQQRPMGTAPLPEVHANIKKSDQNGNTQSGGSTGKGKRKRTRKPRGKF; encoded by the coding sequence ATGGAGGAAAATCCACGTGCATTGTGGAACAATCTCAAGCAGCGCTATGAACAGCACAAAGTTGTAGTTCTACCTGAGGCATCTCATGAGTGGAACTATCTGCGCCTGCAGGACTTTAAGACTGTGGATGAATATAATCATGCTGTTCATAGAGTTTGCCAGAAACTCCGGTTTTGTGGAAAGGAACCACCCGAGGCGGAAAAGATTGAGAAGATATTGTCAACAATGCTTCCGTCTGAAATAATCCTTACACTCTCATACCGTGAGAAGAACTTCACAGATTATGCCTTACTGATTCTGACATTGCGTCAGGCAGAGAAGAACCATGTGATAACCATCTGGAACTCTCAGCAGCGCCCTATGGGAACTGCGCCTCTGCCTGAGGTACATGCGAACATTAAGAAATCTGATCAGAATGGGAACACCCAGTCTGGAGGTTCAACTGGCAAAGGCAAGCGCAAGAGAACTCGCAAGCCACGTGGCAAATTCTAG
- the LOC120707426 gene encoding probable aldo-keto reductase 1 produces the protein MEQAAPPPQVPRAKLGTQGLEVSKLGFGCMGLTGSYNAPLGDEAVAAVVEHAFRRGVTFFDTSDAYGPHTNETLLGRALGRLPRGQVQVATKFGIGQGAAGGLTVCGEPEYVRACCEASLRRLGVSYIDLYYQHRVDITVPIEDTIGELKKLVEEGKVKYIGLSEASPDTIRRAHAVHPITAVQMEWSLWSRDIEPEIVPLCRELGIGIVPYSPIGRGFFAGRGVTQQVSSESSLQKHPRFAADNLEKNKQIYLKMEDLAKKHQCSPAQLALAWVLHQGDDVVPIPGTTKTKNLEANIDSLKVKLTDEDLKEITSQIRADDVAGGRQYNSYAHTAWKYADTPKK, from the exons ATGGAGcaagccgccccgccgccgcaggtccCCCGCGCCAAGCTCGGCACCCAGGGGCTGGAGGTGTCGAAGCTGGGGTTCGGGTGCATGGGGCTCACGGGCTCCTACAACGCCCCGCTCGGCGAcgaggccgtcgccgccgtcgtcgagcaTGCCTTCCGCCGCGGGGTCACCTTCTTCGACACCTCCGACGCGTACGGGCCCCACACCAACGAGACCCTCCTGGGCAGGGCGCTGGGGCGGCTGCCGCGGGGGCAGGTGCAGGTGGCCACCAAGTTCGGGATCGGgcagggcgcggccggcggcctgaCCGTGTGCGGCGAGCCTGAGTACGTGCGCGCCTGCTGCGAGGCCAGCCTGCGCCGCCTCGGCGTCAGCTACATCGACCTCTACTACCAGCACCGCGTCGACATCACCGTCCCCATCGAGGACACG ATTGGTGAGCTCAAGAAGCTGGTGGAGGAGGGGAAGGTCAAGTACATCGGGCTGTCGGAGGCGAGCCCGGACACGATCCGGCGCGCGCACGCCGTGCACCCCATCACCGCGGTGCAGATGGAGTGGTCGCTCTGGTCCCGCGACATCGAGCCCGAGATTGTGCCGCTCTGCAG GGAATTGGGGATTGGAATTGTTCCTTACAGTCCAATTGGCCGCGGATTCTTTGCCGGAAGAGGAGTGACACAGCAAGTGTCTTCTGAATCTAGTCTG CAAAAGCATCCAAGGTTTGCAGCAGATAATTTGGAGAAGAACAAACAGATTTACCTGAAAATGGAGGACCTGGCCAAGAAGCACCAGTGCAGCCCAGCTCAGCTAGCTCTAGCATGGGTTCTGCATCAAGGAGATGATGTGGTCCCTATACCAG GGACAACCAAAACCAAGAACCTAGAGGCCAACATTGACTCGTTGAAGGTGAAGCTGACAGATGAGGACCTGAAAGAAATCACCAGCCAGATACGTGCAGACGATGTGGCTGGTGGAAGACAATACAATTCCTACGCACATACCGCCTGGAAGTATGCAGACACACCGAAGAAGTAG